The stretch of DNA TTGTAGTCTTGGGAAAATTTTTGGACCAGACTTTTGGACCTAGAAATGTGACAGGAAGCAGAAGGCCTAGCTGAGGTCAGACCAGAATGTTTGGGTCACTAGCCCATTGCGACGGCACGTagaggcggccatcttgggtaggtcGACCCACATTGGGAAGGAATAGATATGTTTGTCTCAACCGGGTAACCTGCCGGTCGCACCTGAGATTTTGTGGGCTCTTGTGGGCGTCGTCTAATACGGCCAGTAGAACCAGCTTCtctgtaaacaacaacaaactagctTCAATACGGGAATGTGCCATTGCAATGACATCACATGCACTTACCCGAATCCCCCATGTGATAGAGCATATAGTTGTCGATTCTAGCGTAGTTTTGGAATCTCTCTCGTTTAACCCAAGCCATCAACGAGCCGTCGCTGGTTTctgaaaggtcaaaggtcggtgttaaaaaaaaagccggACCAAGTCCAGGTCGCACTCACCATTGTAGCTAAGGTAGCCACCATCTTTGAAAACCACCACGGCCGGGAGAGCGGGTAACGACGTGCCCTGAAAAGTTCAAACTTGAAGCCACGCACGCCAAGACAGGCTACGCGTGGCCGCCGTGGAAATCACCTCGGGCAGCACGTCTCTGCCGGCGGAGAAGAAGTACATGGACACGATCATCTTCTCGGCCACGGACGAGTAGACGCCCTGCAAAAACACATAAGACGCTTCAGAGGTCCGCGAGGGGGGTTTTGGGGCCTTCATGCGTACGTTGGTTACCTtgagtggcgacgatgctccgacGTAAACGAACATGACATCGTGGCGCTGCAAAGCGTGTTGGAAGAGCTGCGCGCTGGTCAAAGGTCGAATCAGCGGACTGAAGATGCGCCGGAAAGCGTTATTGTTTTCATGTTATTGTTGAATAAGTGGCCAACGGTGGGTGGCTGACTCACCCGCTCACTCGATGAGCAAATTCCACAATGGCGTCGCTGGTTCGGGGTCCCGAGTGGATGTACTTGACGTCGTTCTTCCACCTGGAGGAGACGCATTCCAAGAacagatacagaaaatgaaatggaaaattaGAGTTGAAAGGTCGATTTTCAAAATGGCCGAGCGTCTGACTCACATGCAAATGGCAGGATAACTGTGAACTTTAAACGCCTTTGCCAGACCTGCCAGCAGAAATGGCGTCGTGGTTACCAGGGAGACGGCCAACCGAGTGAAGGCCGACCGGGTGAAGGCGAGCTGACCTTTGTTGGCGACGGCGTCGCATTTCCCCACGTTGACGGGCGACCCGGCGCTCTTCAGCTCGGAAGCCGCCAGATGCCATGTGGCGTCCATCTCCATGCACAACCGACACCAGGGGGCGTAAAACTGCAAGCGTGCCACAAATTGCTTGAAAAACGAACTGTTTATGCATTGACCTCATAAATTTGGACCTCTCCCCATTTTGTACTATGCaatgctaatgctatgctagctgTCGCGGGAAATTAGCATCATGCAAAGGCATCAGAAATATggaaacattttacatttactcacaaagcaatgcaaataataattatacctggattttatctatttttagtctattttttaaaggaatatttTTGTACTACCTCTGAAAAAATTAGTTATCCTTAAAATCATGCAATAATGTTAAAGTctgaaatatggaaatatttaaCATTCGGATCTGCTTTTTTTGCCTTCATCAATTCTCAAGGTATCGGCAGACCCtcaaaatcataaataaatcaaaaaaagtaaatgtctACGTACTTTGATCAGCCAAATGTCGTCCGGTTGTCTGGTCTCCAACAACCTgtcaaatggcaaaaaatgatgGCAATCCCCAAATCCACGGCAAAGAAATCAAATACTCACGAGTCGTCCAACTCTTCCACGTAGGCCCGGATTGGCGCGGCAAAAGCGCATAGCAACAGGACTGCTGCACAAAATGAAAGGTCACACACATTTTCTACACCCACCTTTAACCCCTAAGAAGTGAAAAATATCAAGTGTATAAAACAAATGTGCATATTCTTTTTTACCTGTGAATGGGAGCGGCAGAGCCATGTTGAGCAGATTAAGAGAAAGAAACGTCTGGACCATCCTAATCTCTTCAGATTAGCCACAGCCAATCAAAAACCTTCCAACTTTATTGACAAGAACATTTGGGGTAGGACACACCCCTTTGGGGTCAAACTGATGCAAACTGCGGTGAGCTGGTTCCATGCAACTTTGGATCATTTGACTCTTTGCTACCATTGACGGCTTAAGGCGACCAATCCATTCTGACTGGAAAGTTCGGCATGTAAAATGACAGAGAAAAGAtgaccaaacatttttttttattacatattcTGTACTGCTCCTTTATACTCCCAAATTTGAAATGTCTGCAAGTGTGGCAAGAACCacaaaacaaatacagtttTTATACCTTActtttcctttaaaatacaaataaatgacaatttgaatacaaattgaatgaaaatatcCACGCAAATGCATTTCATGGTGTCTTGATCTATGAGGATGCTCATAACTCAACAATTGTACCTCCATTCCATCCAGTGGAGCAAAGTCCTTAATGGGGGTGCCGGAGACCCTCGCTTTTGAGAGACACCCCATCGGGGACGTCAAGATGGCGACGGAGGAGGATGATGTCGGCGGACGTGCTTCAAAAGAAGATGGCGGTCGGCGCTGGCGTAGTCGCACTGTTGGCACGGAAACGTTTGGCCCGTGTGATGGCGACGTACGTGAAGATCCAAACTCTTTTTTTGAAtgctacaacaacaaaacaaatgaggaTGCAAAGTACGCACATGCCAgtgtttttattagttttttttgttacctgCTGTAGTCACATCGCTGACACTTGTAGGGTTTTTCTCGGGTGTGCGTCCGAGAATGTCTCAGCAAAGAACTCCGATCGATGGACGCGTAGGGACAGCGCGTGCACCTGTATGGCTTCTCACCTGTGCAAGCCACCGCATTGGTTAGACAaacattcattggctgccatcctGTAGTGCTAGCACGCTTACATTacctgtgtgtgttctgacATGTTGTCGGAGCGACTCTTGGCGCGTGCTAGCGTACGGGCACGACCGACAGGTATAGATTTTCTTTCCAGTGTGGACCTCCAGGTGGCGCTGTAACGTGACTTTGCTGGACAAGGTCCTAGGAAGAGACAAAGCGATCTTAGCCAACGCCGCTCGCCCAAAAAACGGCGTTCCACTGACTTGTGACACAGCGAGCAGAGAAAGCCCGAAgacttcttttcttcttttttgggggcCGATTTGCGGCAAGTGCTGTCAAGCAAAAAAATAGTAAGTGATTGGAAACCAGAGTGGCGGCCATGTTGGCTCTCGGCACTCACCTTTTTAGTGTAGATGTACTTCTCTTCCTGGCAGCCGGTTGGATCGGGCTTTGATTTTCACCTGAGACAGAGTGGAATCCATTTGTAATGCTGTCACCatattcacattttcaaattgaataaaatagCGCAAATGACATTAAGTTTCCCTATAAGTGGTcatcatttttgacaaaaatcctCAAATGGCCCTTAAATTTAAAATAGCAATGTAACCAAAATGTCAGGATTTGACCTAGTAATAACTATTTATTTACCGGACATCTCCTGTGACTCCGCCCCTTTTGATCCCGGCTCCTCCCCCATCCCTTTGGCAGACTTCAGCTCCGCTCGTCGCCTGGCACCCGTCAGGCGACGACACGCGCGCCGTCTCTCGGAGGTGGGCTCCGGCGCCCCGGCGGGTTCCGACAGCGGCCGGGCGGCGGCGATGCGGCACAGTCCCAGTGTCATGAGGTGGGCGGACTGCGCCGTCTCCTGGTGAGCGCGGCGGTCGGCGTGAGACGAGACGGGCTCGTGGTCCTCGAAGAGCTCGCCCACCTGTGGGAGGACACGCCCATTTAGCAACATcaaaggggttagggttatgggttggggcgGCACCTTTAACGAGCAGGCGGGCGGGCCGATGTCGCTCAGCATGTCGTAAAGCAGGAAGTCATCATTTTCATCGTGGTGCTTGAGGTCGAGCGGGTCGGCGAGCGGCGGCGCCCGTCGGAGCCCCGCCTCCTGCAGCGTGGCGTGCGCCAGCAGCAGGTGGCTGCAGATGGCGCTCTTGAGAGCGCAGGTGAAGCGGCACAGCTTGCAGCGAAAGATCTCCACCAGAAAGGCCTCCACCAGGTCGCCGCCCTCGGCCAAACCGTCCACGGCGTCGCAGTAGAGGCGAGCGCTGGCGGGGCCGCCTTCAAGTTGCAGCGTGACGGGGCCCACGTCCCGGAAGCGCCGC from Stigmatopora nigra isolate UIUO_SnigA chromosome 9, RoL_Snig_1.1, whole genome shotgun sequence encodes:
- the LOC144201371 gene encoding protein disulfide-isomerase tmx3a-like isoform X2, with the translated sequence MVQTFLSLNLLNMALPLPFTVLLLCAFAAPIRAYVEELDDSLLETRQPDDIWLIKFYAPWCRLCMEMDATWHLAASELKSAGSPVNVGKCDAVANKGLAKAFKVHSYPAICMWKNDVKYIHSGPRTSDAIVEFAHRVSGPLIRPLTSAQLFQHALQRHDVMFVYVGASSPLKGVYSSVAEKMIVSMYFFSAGRDVLPEGTSLPALPAVVVFKDGGYLSYNETSDGSLMAWVKRERFQNYARIDNYMLYHMGDSEKLVLLAVLDDAHKSPQNLRSKSLVQKFSQDYKDVYSRKVHFGFMVGADYINGLIMGELSLPAVLLLNLSTDSYFLPPERPETERHLLDFMEQVLNGSIQASGGSGVTQRLRRLVYDIKVTLSPLLTEAPVLIFFLMGFPLAILIAACYLCRKNRRGDEDEDQRPVSSWGQNAHQKSD
- the LOC144201371 gene encoding protein disulfide-isomerase tmx3a-like isoform X1 is translated as MVQTFLSLNLLNMALPLPFTAVLLLCAFAAPIRAYVEELDDSLLETRQPDDIWLIKFYAPWCRLCMEMDATWHLAASELKSAGSPVNVGKCDAVANKGLAKAFKVHSYPAICMWKNDVKYIHSGPRTSDAIVEFAHRVSGPLIRPLTSAQLFQHALQRHDVMFVYVGASSPLKGVYSSVAEKMIVSMYFFSAGRDVLPEGTSLPALPAVVVFKDGGYLSYNETSDGSLMAWVKRERFQNYARIDNYMLYHMGDSEKLVLLAVLDDAHKSPQNLRSKSLVQKFSQDYKDVYSRKVHFGFMVGADYINGLIMGELSLPAVLLLNLSTDSYFLPPERPETERHLLDFMEQVLNGSIQASGGSGVTQRLRRLVYDIKVTLSPLLTEAPVLIFFLMGFPLAILIAACYLCRKNRRGDEDEDQRPVSSWGQNAHQKSD
- the LOC144201372 gene encoding uncharacterized protein LOC144201372, which produces MMTSNDARAVKGEDPEHTWRPVSSTSTVWNWMRRFRDVGPVTLQLEGGPASARLYCDAVDGLAEGGDLVEAFLVEIFRCKLCRFTCALKSAICSHLLLAHATLQEAGLRRAPPLADPLDLKHHDENDDFLLYDMLSDIGPPACSLKVGELFEDHEPVSSHADRRAHQETAQSAHLMTLGLCRIAAARPLSEPAGAPEPTSERRRACRRLTGARRRAELKSAKGMGEEPGSKGAESQEMSGENQSPIQPAARKRSTSTLKSTCRKSAPKKEEKKSSGFLCSLCHKTLSSKVTLQRHLEVHTGKKIYTCRSCPYASTRQESLRQHVRTHTGEKPYRCTRCPYASIDRSSLLRHSRTHTREKPYKCQRCDYSSIQKKSLDLHVRRHHTGQTFPCQQCDYASADRHLLLKHVRRHHPPPSPS